A genome region from Leptospira langatensis includes the following:
- a CDS encoding alpha-glucosidase codes for MDSESRSTVASKSKKAIGATARRTKKPAPVHRSKKIDPDWWKNAVVYQIYPRSFKDSNGDGVGDLDGIIQKLDYLNDGTQNSLGIDAIWLSPIYPSPMFDFGYDISDYENIDPVFGSLDSFRRLLKEAHKRKIRIIMDLVANHTSHLHPWFLESRSSKDNPKRDWYIWRDPVKGGAPNNWMGTFGGKAWTYDKHTEQYYYHSFLAEQPDLNWRNPEVKKAIFNMVRFWLDMGVDGFRLDVVNLFVKDAELRSNPRKRWIARPFDQQNHIYDRDRPEMHDILKDLRKLLDSYGDKMSVGEVMMEPPGTSALPASYYGDKGDELHLAFNFAFFYTPWKAEKFRDVIKEWEKYLRDRGWPNYTLSNHDFRRHITRYAKGRETVHRAKIAAMMLLTLRGTPFLYYGEELGMMDERVPKHRIKDPVGIRYWPVYPSRDNCRLPMCWSADKNAGFSEGEPWLPVFSQHDTINVETQSRSIESLLNFYKKLIWLRKGNEILKKGTIALDYDSPPGVLQYTREYDKKKCLIILNFENESKKIVANANRTAQILISTHRKPEKMEIPVVFEIAPYEGMVLEY; via the coding sequence ATGGATTCGGAAAGTCGTTCCACAGTCGCTTCCAAAAGCAAAAAAGCTATCGGGGCTACGGCCAGGCGCACCAAGAAGCCGGCCCCTGTACACCGTTCCAAAAAAATCGACCCGGACTGGTGGAAGAACGCGGTCGTTTATCAGATCTATCCTAGGAGTTTTAAGGATTCCAACGGGGATGGAGTAGGCGATCTAGATGGTATTATCCAAAAATTGGATTATCTCAACGACGGTACTCAGAATTCCCTAGGCATAGATGCTATCTGGCTTTCTCCTATTTATCCTTCTCCTATGTTCGATTTCGGATATGATATCTCGGATTACGAGAATATAGATCCTGTCTTCGGGAGCTTGGATTCATTCAGACGTTTATTAAAAGAAGCTCATAAACGAAAGATCCGTATCATCATGGACTTGGTTGCGAACCATACATCTCATTTGCATCCTTGGTTCCTCGAATCCCGCTCTTCGAAAGATAATCCTAAAAGGGATTGGTACATTTGGAGGGATCCAGTCAAAGGAGGAGCCCCGAACAATTGGATGGGGACCTTTGGTGGAAAGGCTTGGACTTACGACAAGCATACGGAGCAATATTATTATCATTCCTTCTTAGCCGAACAGCCGGACTTGAACTGGAGAAATCCGGAAGTCAAAAAAGCCATCTTTAATATGGTCCGCTTCTGGTTGGATATGGGAGTAGACGGTTTCCGTCTGGACGTAGTGAACTTATTCGTTAAGGACGCCGAGCTCAGAAGCAATCCTCGTAAGAGATGGATCGCAAGGCCGTTCGACCAACAGAACCATATTTACGATCGGGATCGTCCGGAAATGCACGATATCCTGAAAGATCTTCGTAAACTTTTGGATTCTTACGGAGACAAGATGTCGGTGGGAGAAGTCATGATGGAACCTCCCGGCACGAGCGCTCTTCCTGCTTCCTATTACGGAGACAAAGGGGACGAGCTGCATCTTGCGTTCAACTTCGCATTCTTCTACACTCCTTGGAAGGCGGAAAAATTCAGGGACGTGATCAAGGAATGGGAGAAATACCTACGAGATCGCGGATGGCCCAACTATACATTAAGTAATCATGATTTTCGTCGCCATATTACTCGATATGCTAAGGGAAGGGAAACAGTTCATCGTGCAAAGATCGCTGCGATGATGTTACTCACTCTGAGAGGAACTCCTTTTCTGTATTATGGAGAGGAACTCGGAATGATGGATGAGAGGGTTCCGAAGCATAGGATCAAGGACCCAGTGGGTATTCGCTATTGGCCGGTGTATCCAAGCAGAGACAATTGCCGTCTTCCGATGTGCTGGTCTGCCGATAAGAACGCGGGATTCAGCGAAGGGGAGCCTTGGCTTCCGGTTTTCTCTCAGCATGATACGATCAATGTGGAAACCCAGTCCCGTAGCATAGAAAGTCTTTTAAATTTTTATAAAAAGCTAATATGGCTTCGTAAGGGGAATGAGATCCTGAAAAAGGGAACCATAGCCCTGGATTACGATTCTCCTCCCGGCGTATTACAATACACTCGGGAATACGATAAGAAGAAGTGTCTGATCATTCTTAACTTTGAGAACGAATCCAAGAAGATCGTGGCGAATGCGAATCGCACTGCTCAGATCTTGATCTCCACTCATAGAAAACCGGAGAAGATGGAAATCCCGGTAGTCTTCGAGATCGCTCCTTACGAAGGAATGGTCCTCGAATACTAA
- a CDS encoding acyl-CoA dehydrogenase family protein, whose protein sequence is MSHTLYSAENPALSAYDLTGYPGNRGKNFYEEDKILQRIIDRYSADYKPDHKKAMIDHLKGYGQLVGGVLDELTEASHKEGKYGEVVKYDRTGKRIDQIVYSHEQKLSRKISYDYGIVNLDFHDEWKFPFSDLHRQALTYLANQNGEGGVTCPLAMTEGMIRVLQGIGTEEQKKKYLPLVAGKGSDSHFMAGQYVTERVGGSNVGANRTIATKGENGKWILNGEKWFCSNPGDLWVTTAKIEDTDTVGLFLVPRIKDNGELNGHHILRKKDIIGSKGKLTVEIVYENVEAEALGRPAHGIANLIRYVIRTSRVHVGLAAAGMSRRAFMEAREYSRYRTAYGKKIEEFSAYARELAEIRILYAALVMPIFRGIDWTQKGILAEQISTPLMKYRSSSLSSLITHRAIMALGGSGIIGDYTCLPRLHNDCIINETWEGTHLIITDHALGAMNRTKIRDSFVSELGKNFQAAKEYPELKEVASLGEALLNDWNRNIEEKPREWKETYRVDLSDQAYGALVLSEFLEQAVHDRKSGAKRSKFDAFAKGMGAFLFKTLPEAKGNYEAFRLTAEEVDEIVNW, encoded by the coding sequence ATGAGTCATACTCTTTACTCTGCGGAGAACCCCGCCTTATCCGCCTACGATCTCACAGGTTATCCGGGAAATCGAGGTAAGAATTTTTACGAAGAAGACAAGATCCTCCAAAGGATCATAGATCGATATTCTGCCGATTATAAACCGGATCATAAAAAGGCGATGATAGATCACCTCAAAGGATACGGACAATTGGTGGGAGGAGTCCTGGACGAGCTCACCGAAGCCTCTCATAAGGAAGGAAAATACGGAGAAGTAGTCAAATACGACAGAACAGGAAAGCGGATCGACCAGATCGTATATTCTCACGAGCAAAAGCTTTCCAGAAAGATCTCCTACGATTACGGAATTGTTAATTTAGACTTTCATGATGAATGGAAGTTTCCTTTTTCCGATCTACATAGACAGGCGTTGACCTATCTTGCCAATCAAAACGGAGAAGGAGGGGTCACCTGTCCTCTCGCAATGACGGAGGGAATGATCCGCGTTCTCCAGGGGATCGGCACCGAAGAACAGAAAAAGAAATACCTTCCTCTGGTCGCGGGTAAAGGTTCCGACTCCCATTTTATGGCGGGACAGTACGTAACCGAAAGAGTGGGCGGAAGTAACGTAGGAGCCAACCGGACGATCGCTACCAAGGGCGAGAACGGAAAATGGATCTTAAACGGAGAGAAATGGTTCTGTTCCAATCCGGGAGACCTCTGGGTTACCACCGCTAAGATAGAAGATACCGATACGGTTGGTCTGTTCTTGGTTCCTCGGATCAAGGATAACGGGGAACTGAACGGTCACCATATATTAAGAAAAAAAGATATTATCGGTTCCAAAGGAAAACTCACAGTCGAGATCGTGTACGAGAACGTAGAGGCGGAGGCCTTGGGTCGTCCTGCCCACGGGATAGCCAACCTGATCCGATACGTGATCCGAACTTCCAGAGTGCATGTGGGATTGGCCGCTGCGGGAATGTCCAGAAGGGCCTTTATGGAAGCAAGGGAGTATTCCCGGTATAGGACAGCTTACGGAAAGAAGATCGAAGAATTCTCCGCTTATGCGAGGGAATTGGCCGAGATCAGGATCCTATATGCGGCTTTGGTCATGCCGATCTTCCGAGGTATCGACTGGACCCAAAAAGGGATCCTCGCGGAACAGATCTCTACCCCTCTTATGAAATACCGTTCTTCCTCTCTTTCTTCATTGATCACTCATAGGGCGATCATGGCCTTGGGAGGTTCCGGGATTATCGGGGACTATACTTGTCTACCTAGACTGCACAACGATTGTATTATCAATGAGACCTGGGAAGGAACTCACCTGATCATCACCGATCATGCATTGGGAGCGATGAATCGTACTAAGATCCGAGACTCCTTCGTTTCCGAGTTAGGAAAGAATTTCCAAGCTGCGAAAGAGTATCCTGAACTCAAAGAGGTTGCTTCCTTAGGAGAGGCTTTACTCAACGATTGGAACCGCAATATAGAAGAGAAGCCAAGAGAATGGAAAGAGACCTATCGAGTGGATCTTTCTGACCAGGCTTACGGCGCGTTGGTTCTTTCCGAATTTTTAGAGCAAGCAGTTCATGATCGGAAATCTGGAGCGAAGAGATCCAAGTTCGATGCATTTGCAAAAGGAATGGGAGCCTTTCTGTTCAAGACCTTGCCGGAAGCGAAAGGGAATTACGAAGCCTTCCGTTTAACTGCGGAAGAAGTAGATGAGATCGTAAACTGGTAA